The Scomber scombrus chromosome 19, fScoSco1.1, whole genome shotgun sequence DNA window AACCCAATGTACTCTATAAAAACTGTAATCAATGTAATCAATAAAACCGTGAATTTATGAACCTAAACAAATTGTATCTCTCATGACTTATTCCTGCTGATCAGTTGAAACACTTTTTGTGGATTTGAGGTTTTTGTATCTGTTTCAACTCAATGGATCCAGTAAATGTCCTTTTCCTGTTTTACTGTTACAGCTTCAACTCTTTACCATTACAATCTCATTTCACATTATTAGCAATGCTGTTTAGCAGGACTGTAGTAGGTATCACACATTCTGTATCCATTAAAGCCGCACCACTAtaaaaagccatcatcaatggagcccacataccttgattcaccatggcaacagctgaGAAAACAAGCTCAAATTACATCACCTCACTGgaactggagctccccctgcaggcctgtaGCGAacatgatcatatatttcacaaaaagtaacactgctgcagacgttaaggagagagaagcagcatggGAGAAAATTGCTGCCCGAGTCAATTCTTAAGTTTTAATTCactactccactgacttaacttacctcactttgtagcatacaggtgaaaaagtggtgtaacgtatttggaagcagctaaaaatgaaataaaaaaacataattcagaaaagtaaggcacatttagctgggctatgattgtacctcgctttgattttattcatagttgacATAGggtattaaacaaagtaaatattaattcagtgtctatttcaacatgtagtaatttaaacccccaacagaaagctgtttaacacatatgtcctctcatctaatattctgcttagtagattaacattttactctattttacttataatacatattggagtcattgattttaAGACTCAAATGTGACgatgaaataaaatacttcctaaatATAAGCttaacaagaaggcagatatggccagagaatgttaagaaatgattgagagtaatgaacagtgataccgttctaacagatattcatctcggaatgaaagcacattgAGCCCTGAAtacatctcccgacataaggcattgcgaattaacacgccctaatgcataccctgctttatcgtcacatataaaatcagggaggccaaaatgtcccaaatgaacatcatactgcattgaagaaggctttaaactagcgattgagaccataaacacattttgaaaacatttactgaggttagaaatcaagtgagaagttggtgaattctccattgacttgtatagagacggaagtccttttgacaccaaaatggtcgccccctggtggccttttgatagaatgcagttttaaattacttccgcgttggcatcatttcagaggaccagaactccccgcctggtagaAACTCAGGGgttatttgaagaaaaactgccagcgagcaggtaaTGTTCacagtcagttaccatggtgactgactcagagttccagttaccatggtgactgactcagagttccagttaccatggtgactgactcagagtttcagttacctctctttctggaacagataacacagagtttccctcatctcagggttaacttactctgagttttccaTATAACCTGCTTTCTGGAAAACCCCCCAgctgacacatacacatacataattcaactataacaataatacaaaatgtggATTGAAAGACGTGGAAAAGGACAGCTGTAAGatgatttctgtgttttaaaaaaaaacaacatttctttatttaattatacaGTCAGGTTAATAACAATCTGACAAACGTTTCCTTATGTAATCtatttttagtttaaatgtcCCTCTTTGAAAACAAAAGGGATTCGTTTCCGGTTCAGCCGCTTCTTCTTCGTGTGTCTGAGCTCAGTCTGACGCTGCAGCGCCTCCAGGTGACGAGTTatggtattacagtaaaaatactgcagtattatgagtgatgtagtatgcagtattacattaaaggtactgcagtattatgaatttGATGAATGCAACacgttttaatgctgatttatgattttatttttaaaagaaacacaggtcaaatttgtacatttacacataTAACTATGTGTGTCAGCTacacaaagattttaaaaaggatacattttatttccattttttgtatactgtgggtcacattaggaaaagattggcttaaagaaatgtgtatatgtttttttacagctattaaatgtataaaatggtTCAAGCTTTACTCTAATCAGTATGAAAGGATTAAACCTGCTAGAAAACATGAAGCCTGCATTATGTCATTTATATTACTATTGCTTATTGCATCTTCATTAGAAAACCTTTGCTTCACAGTGATTATTTAACTTTGACAAAAACagtgattattataattactattattattattgttcttcttcttattattattattagtagtagtagtagttgtagtagtagtagtaataatcaACATTAGACAATAAGTATTTTGAGAACGGGATTTATTTGAACACAGGCATTCAGATTCTTTTTCACAGAGaattacagcaataaaaataGCATAACTTCAATTTTAAAGAAGTTAATTGTTACTTTCACCAGTCAACAAGTATGAAAGAGCATCTGCTGACAGCATAGAACTGACAAACATGCAGTGACCCTTAATTTTAAGCCCTGGGACCCGGCTGTTTGGGGCATAGGGTCACCCTAGTGTGATCAACTACCCAAAACCCTGCATAAAGAGCCTCTGTGAATTTCTTCTCAGATCGTGGTGCCTCATACAGGAGGACCATATCCTCCAGATCAGGGCTGATGGCAAAGTACTGCAGGATGCCTTGGTCCTTGTCTAGAAACACTCCCACTCGGTTGCGGTGGGAGGAGATGGGGGACTTCACCTTGTCGTTGCAGGTATTATTGTGCATGAATGCACGCTCCACAATACCTTCTAGACTCCAGGAGTAAGTGTTACGGCCAAATCTACACTCATTGCCTGTAGTTTTCCTCGGGATTATTTGATAAGACACTGCTATTCCAACCCCCTGAAGCCCATCCCACTCTATCTCCCAGTACTTCTTCCCAGTCAGAGGCTGTTCACACAGCAGCTCAGGGACATTAAGGAATCTTTTGGGGTTGTCAGTTTTGACTTGGCTAACATCGCCCCGCTCCACAACTTTTCTGTCCGCAGACACCGTGAGGTCGGAGTTAGCAGTGTCAGGGTCCAGAGTCAGATCAACCCAAACTGATGGAAGGAGAAAAGCACAACAGATCAATCATAACACTCTTATACAAGTTAATGTGTTTAAACACAATattcaacacatttcattttaatttcatttctgTATCTGGTTCCTTGCACATTATCTTTGCATGCTGAATCATgacttattgtgtgtgtgtgtgtgtgtgtgtgtgtgtgtgtgtgtgtgtgtgtgtgtgtgtgtgtgtgtgtgtgtgtgtgtgtgtgtggtgactcACATTTAAGGTAATCAGGTCTTGAATGGAGAACACAGCCCCCTGTTCCTCCTGCCACCTGCAGAAAGACAAAGTGAGAAAACAGTTGAGTGATTTGTGCaccaaacaaaccaaactgcTTCCACACTTCATTATAACACAGAAGCATCATGacatttacatcatcatcagacctactgtacagcctctctctctctctatctgttcaTCTAGTTTCACAGTTACAAATGTCtgagaaaatacattaaaataatcttCTAATCTCATTAGCTTACAAATCATCCAATGAATCTCAACTCATCAATATTGTGAATCATTCCTCTGCTCCCATGCattactgcagtatttaatGACTTCCCCCTTTCTTACCTTTGCAGCcactttgctcatttttcaacaaagaaaatgttggtttgttCTTCAGTGAAACAACTTGAAGCTCTCTCTTCAAATCTCTGTGATGCAGTAGATTCAGATGGAGGTTGGctcaaatatatacagtaggtcTCCAACAGCTGAACTGTATTTCATCATAGTGTGACTGAGTCATATTACAGTTAACTTCTCAAACACACCCATCAGGTACTGCCGCCggcggggggtgggggtgggggtgggggggtgtcaCTGAAAAAGGAACTAATGTATTTCTTAAAAATCCCCTAGGGCACAGTTGtctgttttgacatttcagaAAGATTGAGTAACCAATAGTTGTGCATGTTTCTAACTAACTCAAAGTGGTGCATTGTGTACATTATCTTATGTGCCCACACCTGTTTTGATTGTTCACCAGCTTCCACTGAAAAAAGGAGTAACCAATAGTTGTGCAATCTAACTGTCACATGTTTCTAACTAACTCAAAGTGGTGCATTGTGTCCATTAGTGATCCAGTCCTGGACCCGTCCATCTGGTCCATTAAGAGTCAGTCTTATATCATCTGTCCATAAAACCtttatgaaaaaatgtgtcttcagGTATTTCTTGGCCCTTCAACTTGTGATTCTTATTCATTGGTGGTTTATATCTCAGCCTTCTTGATCTTGGTGATCTCTCTGAGCTCTTGACTCCTTGTACTTCTGGACACTGCAGACAGGTTGCAGATCTTTAATATGGTGGCACTGGAGGATTATGGGTTCCTGGTAGCTTCACGTTTCATTCTTCTCAAACCTTTTCATTTGAAAGCTGACGATGTCCTCTACAATATTCTATGGTTTGGTTTCATACATTTCTCATGcatttttattcatctattttgATATGCCCTGTTTTAATGACACCACCCCTCATGGAATATAGACAAGTAGGTAAAGCTCTCATATTTACTGATGTATTAGCATAAACCCAATGAATCCCCTATTAGCACTAAGGGGACGTGGTCCTACCAGACCTTAGTGTATGCAAAACAAATTAAGCCACAAAATGCAACTGAAAATCAACTCTCAAACCTATAGCCACTTTCTGGAAGTTACTGTCTTCAAGCAGTGGTATAAGAATAAGTCCTCAGCATTCAAGAAGGCCATGATCTTAATGCAGGACGATGCTCCATCACATGCATCCAAGTACTCCACTGCATGGCTAACGAGGAAAGGCTTAAAAGATGACCAGTAATGACCCGGCCCCCTTCCTCACCTGACTTAAATCCTATTGAGAACTATTGAGGCTGCTGCTTCAGTGAAAGCTGATCCTGAAAAGATCAACAAACTGACAGACTCCATGGATTGAAATGGGTGGCTGTACTGGTCACTGAATATTTTGATAGggcaaaatgcaaaatgttaaccctaaccctaatcctgctaaccctaatcctaacccatGTTGTGTTACTTATTTGTTACACAAACTCTAAGAATTGAGAATAAACAAGACAgttggtaaaaatgaaaattgtaaTTCACTTGCCAAAAAATTGTGTTCACCTATAAATtcagctgaagaagaaaaatgtcactGAGCAAAGACGCGCCCAGAAGACGTCAATTTAGACGTCAGTTTTTGcaaagacctttttaaaacgtctttaaaacattcacagtgaCATCCGAGTACAGGGTTCAAAATGAAAGTCTTTACCAACGACACCTCTTCAATATCCATTGCAGATGTCCAAAGGACAGCTTGATACGGTTCAAATAGAAGGTTTGTTATGACTTCTTTCTTGGACTTGGACACTTTACCTCTTTAATTTTACCTTCAGGTAGGCTACTGTTCCAAGGTTGGATGACCAAAATATGATACCTACTTCCCTGAGATGCACCTGCCAAAGACATACAGGTGTGCAAAGACTTTTTAGTAGCCTTATTTTACAATTGGAATCATCTGATCTATTAAAACTAACACATTgcttgaaatgaaaagagaacgTTGTTCTCATCTTTTAACTAAGAAATAATTTAGCTCTCACTTCAAATCTCTTTGATGCAGGAGTTTCAGATCAAGGTTAACTCAGACAGTAGGTCTCCTGTCCAACAGCTGACCCAAGTTTCTTCATACTGTCAGTAAGTTAGTTTCAGTTGTATTGCCTCATTCTTTAGTGAAGTGGGGTGTGTGTTAGGTGCTGAAAAAGGGAAGAGTTGATTTATTGAACCTCTCTTATGTGGCCATACCTGTATGTTTTGATCGTTCACCAGCTTCCACTGAATAAGGGAGTAACCAATAGTTGTGCAATCTAACTGTCACATGTTGCTAACTAACTCAAAGTGGTGCATTGTGtccattagtttttatttctgtgacggtgcaacagctgagacagcgttcacacaGCACgtgtcatttttcctcattctttgtctttctcaggacctttaattccaccacttacacactaaataataatatgtgtttctgttgatctatttctgagagtgggacctcagtctgagggctcgtaaagttcttattcttagtctttagtgccattttcaagAATGGAGCTTcaccacaacctgccggtcgtctgaccttatatggtattttgggggagtcattcatgttaatttactattctcgggaacgcgcgttcatttagaacaggtgggattcatcatgtttacgaaggccATTTATGACTGTtacctggtgatacgagtgtttggtgaatccgatgtggcacactcgtaaattccgCCTCACGAAAAatgtacgacagatttaagaagaaaaacacgaatatattcttgcatctggcccaatgtctTATGTGTATTCCCCCACTAGGCCGGCATTGGAGGTATTCACATTGCTGGATCAGCATCTGTGTAAAAGGGACAGCTATCATGGCGGGACAGCTAACATTACATGGTGAATGCACTTACTAGAGGCTCACTGGGTCAATCTGCTTGAGCAAAGCGTGAAATTATCCATCAGTCTCTCTTTTGAGTAGCGAGTCCTTCACCCACAGAGGTTTAAGCATTTTTAGGGcctgttttctttctccagCATAACAATAAGCGTTAATGCACCGATTGCTCTCGAGGTAGACAGCCAGTGAGAAGACAAAAGGAAGTAAGATACTGAGATGCAAACATCTTTACAAATTATAGTTCCCACTTGATATGGTCGAGCGAGAAAACAATACGTCAAATAAAAAATCACCAATCTAGCTAGCGAATCATAgtgaaaaaaactgttaaattgtGTTGCATGAGACTTTGATTCTTTTTAACTGCTTTGTGTAACAAGTCAAGTTCTACTGAAGTTATGTACAATGCAGTTTCATGCAACCTGCAACTGAAAGTTTCACTGTGTAAAGCCAGGTTAGATAACACAACTGTTGGTTGCACCCTTGATTATCACATATCATGTTGCACACAGTGGTGACACTGCAAGTGATTCTGCATTGTGACAGAATGCTTTTCCAAACAAAAATGTTCCACTGTACGTGCACATTCGTCTAACATCTTATCAATAATTGAATGATGTTACAATTATGAGAAGTGCAGTAGAACCAGTGCTCTGTGCACTCTCTAAAGTTTCACAGTACTGTTTAGACACAGGTAAAAATACATATGGTGTGCATGTCCACACTGTATAGAGACAAACATGAGTCATTTCCTCTGAGTCGTCATGCCAGataatttattacatcattattttactaCAAACATCCTGCCTGAATGTCAAACCTGAAAAAATCAGCAGTATACTATGAAATAAGGAATATACTGTAGGTATAAGGAGCTACATTTCCCCGTATATTTCTTTCCCAACCAAATACATAAagacatttatcacattttattacCATGATTTCTGTTGCTGACTTGCATGAAGTTCAGCAATTTATCTTCCCAGAGTAATTATTAGGCAAAAACCTTTTCCCACCGTTTCCCTTTgtgaacaatcaaaacaaacacGTGTGAAAACCTGAGAGAGGTTCAAGAAATGTACTAATCCCCTTCTCAGCTAATAGATCAGATGTCCCTACTTGTCTATGATCCTAACCTTAGAATATTGTAGAGGACATCGTCAGCTTCAAATGAAAAGGTTTGAGAAGAATGAAACGTGAAGCTACCAGGAACCAGTGTGACAGTAAACGCTGATGGTTAGATTGCACAACTATTGGTTACTCCTTTTTTCAGTGGAAGCTGGTGAACAATCAAAACAGGTATGGGCACATAAGATAATGTACACAATGACTCAGTCACACTATGATGAAATACAGTTCAGCTGTTGGAgacctactgtatatatttgagCCAACCTCCATCTGAATCTACTGCATCACAGAGATTTGAAGTGAGAGCTTCAAGTTGTTTCACTGAAGaacaaaccaacattttctttgttgaaaaatgagcaaagtgGCTGCAAAGGTAAGAAAGGGGGAAGTCattaaatactgcagtaatGCATGGGAGCAGAGGAATGATTCACAATATTGATGAGTTGAGATTAATTTGACGATTTGTAAAATAATGAGATTAGaagattattttaatgtattttctcaGACATTTGTAATTGTGAAACTAGAtgaacagatagagagagaggctgtacagtaggtctgatgatgatgtaaatgtCATGATGCTTCTGTGTTATAATGAAGTGTGGAAgcagtttggtttgtttgatgCACAAATCACTCAACTGTTTTCTCACTTTGTCTTTCTGCAGGTGGCAGGAGGAACGGAGGGCCAGGCTCTCATTCCAAGAGAAGAATTCCTACCATGTAAGTCACCTCATtcagacactcacacactcacacacacacacacacacacacacacacacagaaaacacacacacacacacacacacacacacacacacacacacacacacacacacacacacacacacacacacacacacacacaaacacacaccaactaAAAGTatcttattaatttattttagaCAAGTTGAATTTTGATTTAAACAGATGCAATTTGTAAGAAATCCCAGTAAAGACTCTGTTTGTAATGTTAAGTCGACGGGACTATTTTATAAATCTTTAACAGAGACAGTCCTAACTTACtcttgctgttttattttcaaaagagcccaaatacataatacaatacattatcaaacaaacaaaaaacaggctgGGCAACAACGTCCTCTCTACAGACAAACAAGAGTaacgtttttatttattctacatGCATTAAATACAGTTACTATTATTTGCACACAAGAATGCATATTCtatattatttgtttaaacCTTCAATACATTCatagacatttttattcatttttattgtacttCTCTTGTGACACAGattgtcttttctgttttggggttttttcccATTGTGTCTGCTCCACAATTAAAAGAATGtgcaatgaattaaataaaatattgttttgtattgttaaGTGAATCTGAAAGAGATATTTCAATTATAGATTTAATGTATGGAACATGATAAACTGTACATGAACTTTGATGACAGTGGTGTGATTGATCTGCCCATTGTGCCTCTCTCCTATCAGACTGGATTGATCTGACTGTGGATGCTGACACAGCTTACTCCAAAATCAAGGTGTCTGAGGACCAAAAAACAGTGATGCTGACCGATGAAACCCAAACTGATGATGTGAGCTCCAAAAGATTCCTCTACGTACCCCAGGTGCTGTGTAATCAGCCTCTGAGTGGGAAGAAGTACTGGGAGGTAGAGTGGGAAGGGCCCAAGGGGGCTGGGATTGCAGTATCTTATGCCTCAATTGCAAAGAACACTGCAGGTGATGAGTGTAGATTTGGATGTAACTGTAAATCCTGGAGGTTTCAGGATGGTGTGCACCGTGATTTCTTGTACAATGATTTGAAAACGATCATCTCCTCACACTTCAACGTAATAGGAGTGTTCATAGATGTTGAGGAAGGTATCCTCAGGTTCTACAGTATCACTCCTGATCGGGAGGAGATGAAACTCCTGTATGATGTCCCAAGTTTTCATGCCACTGAGGATCTTTATGCAGGGTTTTGGTTGAGTGAAGGGACCAAGCTGACCATTGCCTCTCAGCGGGTGGCCAAGAGTTGCCAGAGAACCTGATTTATCAAAATAGTCACATCAACTTCATATCAACATTGCAAACACTGAGTATTTGACGAGCTTTTCTCCCCAGATCCATCTGAGACCTGTTGGAGGaatgtaaccctaacccttctagAGAATTATGAGATTAAGGAATTACAAAGA harbors:
- the LOC134000899 gene encoding stonustoxin subunit alpha-like produces the protein MSKVAAKVAGGTGGCVLHSRPDYLKFWVDLTLDPDTANSDLTVSADRKVVERGDVSQVKTDNPKRFLNVPELLCEQPLTGKKYWEIEWDGLQGVGIAVSYQIIPRKTTGNECRFGRNTYSWSLEGIVERAFMHNNTCNDKVKSPISSHRNRVGVFLDKDQGILQYFAISPDLEDMVLLYEAPRSEKKFTEALYAGFWVVDHTRVTLCPKQPGPRA
- the LOC134000900 gene encoding stonustoxin subunit beta-like — translated: MSKVAAKVAGGTEGQALIPREEFLPYWIDLTVDADTAYSKIKVSEDQKTVMLTDETQTDDVSSKRFLYVPQVLCNQPLSGKKYWEVEWEGPKGAGIAVSYASIAKNTAGDECRFGCNCKSWRFQDGVHRDFLYNDLKTIISSHFNVIGVFIDVEEGILRFYSITPDREEMKLLYDVPSFHATEDLYAGFWLSEGTKLTIASQRVAKSCQRT